GTCACCTAATAATTTCATCAAGGGATCCCTGAATTATATAACCCACATATTAGTACTCATATTTCTCCAATTAAAACCTTTCCATATCTATTACTCTCTGACACGTATGAATGCGGTTTTCCTATCAGGGCAACCGTTTCCTCAAACCTGAAAGAACTTAAAAATAGAGCTTACATGCCTGATAAATTTCTTCTTTTAATAAATATTCCATGAGAAGGAAAATCAAAATATAGTGGAATACTCCGCTTTTCAGGTTAATTCGCAAAGTTAATGTTATATTATCAAGCTAAGATTCTAAAAATATTCATACACATACTAAACTTATTTGGTCCAGTTGTTAAGATATATAATCAAGTTTTTCTAAATATAGAAAATAATGAAACGAATAGCCATTTTCTTTGTAATAGCTTTACTGGTATTGATGCCATATTCTGCAATGGCAAGCGCTCCAAGTGTATCGTGCAAAGGAGGTACATGTAGTAATCTGAAGATTACCAAGGTTAATATAAGCAATGCAGTAAGCAAAACTGTACCGGCTAAGATTGGGTTCACAGGCTATATATCAGGTCCTGTTAAACTTGTCCAGTATACGGTAATCGATCCGAAAACTGGAAAGGTCGTCGGTTCAACAAGCGCCTACTGTTCGAAATGCACGACTAAAGGGATCTGCTCCTGCTCGTGTATAATAAAACAGGCTGGAACCTTTGATGTAAAGATAACTGCATACGGTTCTGGGAACTGTTGTGTGAGTACGGTTAAAAAGGCAGCCATTACAATAGGATCTGCAAAAGCACCTTCAAATGACCCTGCAAAAGCACCTTCAAATGACCCTGCAAAAGCACCTTCAAATGACCCTGCGAAATTCGTTCCAGGTTTCAAATCCGTAGTCTCAGGAAAGAAAGTAACCTTTAAAGACACGACATCAGGTGTTGAACCTGTAAGATGGGACTGGAACTTCGGTGACGGCTACCGATCAAATGCACAGAATCCGACTCATACATATAAAAAGGCAGGAACTTATACAGTTTGCTTGACTGTATACGCTAATAATAACAATTACAAACTTGTCTGTAATAAAGTAGTTGTTAAATAATAAGGGAAAACCCCTTCCTATTTTTAATCAAATTTTGCCTCGCTCATCACAGAACCAGTTCACAGAAACTATTCAGCAAGGTTAACATTTAAGTTAATATGAATTTTTCTTTTTCCCTTGCAGGTATGATCTCAATTTTACTAAAGTTTCTGTTCCACGCCTGTATAGTGCTTTGATATTTTCCTGGTATACAAAAGCTATCGGCATCAAGAGTAACGGCACAGCTGCCGCTGTTTTAACCCCTTCCGGAACTGGCAGCGCGGCTATAAGACTCGCTCCGGTAGCCCCATAAAGAGGCACTATAGGAAATAGCATGCCCAGGCCTAATGTTCTTCTGAAATGTATGCCTAATTTTGCAGCCAGGAAACCATTAGATCCTATGACTACACCAATGCCTATACTTGGCCCAATAGTCTGAAAAGGATTATATGATGGTCCAATATAGAGTCCTAGATCAACACCAAAAACGGAAACAAGGCCATTGAATTGATTCCTTTCCTGACTAGAGTTTCCCCCAAGACCTGATACAACTATGCCTATGTCCAATTGCAGAGGCCCTCTTCCTGCTCTCCTCCCATCCATTATATCATTACTTCCCCAGGTGATAGATTTACTTCTCTTAAGCCAGAAATTACCTATCTTGCTGTTTTATCAGACGTTTACGACCTTATTTTCAGATTAACACATCCGATAAGTAAACTAACTCCTCGATCAAAAATTCTGAAAGTAACCTTTTTCAGGATCTTCAAAAATAATCAGAGTGTCTGACTACACATTTCTCTTTCTCATGCCATTAAACTTCTCACTATTTCCTTCAAACCATCTGCAATATTAATCAGGACACTGTTCCTCAGGGCATCCGCGGATATACTCCATTATATCTTTCAATTTTGCAGTAGCCAGTGATACCGAAGTATCAGCAGCTCCGTAATAAATGCGGAGTTCGTCACCTACCACAACCCATCCGCAGGGAAAAACAACATCGTTGACATCTCCACTGCGTTCGTATGGCTCCTTGGGTCCAAAAACCCAGCCTTCCGACCTGTGTAGCACTTTGGTGGGATCCTCAAGATCAAGAAGAGCCAGTCCGAGCCGGTAGCTTAATTTCGGGGTCGTCTGGCGTACCCCATGGTACATAATTAACCACCCTTCAGGCGTATAGAGGGGCTGCGGCGACAGACCGATCTTGTAAGCATCCCACCATCCGCCTTCCCTGGCATACAGAAGCACATCATGCCTTTCCCATGATTTCATATCCGGGGAAAAGGAAATCCAGATATTTGCTTTCAAAGTGTGAACGGTAGGCGCAGGTCTGTGCAGCATTGCCCACATCCCGTTAAATCTTACAGGGAAAACTGCGGCGTCTTTATTATCAGGCGGCATTACGGGTCCTATTCGTTCAAAATTACGGAAATCTTCGGTAAATGCAATCGCTGGTAAAGGGCCAGAATCTGAAAAAGCCACATATACTATTGCCCACTTTTTCAGTTCATCTATGTAAGTTATGCGCGGATCCTCAACACCGTATATTTCCTCAGGATAATTTACAGGATCCGGAAAAAAGGTTGGCTTACTATCGATTTCCCATCCATCAATCCCATTCTCACTCGTGGCGACCGTAAAGTGAGAAAATCCCCTGTGGTCTTCAACCCTGACCAGTAGCAGAATTTTACCATCAACTATCGCGGCTGCAGGATTAAATACTGAATTGGCTCGATAAGGCCAATCTGCAACTGTAAGTATAGGATTTTTCCTGTGCCGTATAAATAGCTCCCCATGATCTTTCCAGACCATATCATTCCTCCATTCCTTTTTCAGATCGTTATTTCAGTAATAATTTCTTTTTAAGGCTTGATTCCAAGTACATCTTCTACATAAGCTCTTAAAATCTCTGCAATACTCCATGCCTGTGCAATGGTACCTCCTGGAGAGTGCGGGTAATCTCCATCAAACACCTCAGATATGGTGCCAATGCCTGCGGTTTCGAGA
This region of Methanosarcina flavescens genomic DNA includes:
- a CDS encoding PKD domain-containing protein — its product is MKRIAIFFVIALLVLMPYSAMASAPSVSCKGGTCSNLKITKVNISNAVSKTVPAKIGFTGYISGPVKLVQYTVIDPKTGKVVGSTSAYCSKCTTKGICSCSCIIKQAGTFDVKITAYGSGNCCVSTVKKAAITIGSAKAPSNDPAKAPSNDPAKAPSNDPAKFVPGFKSVVSGKKVTFKDTTSGVEPVRWDWNFGDGYRSNAQNPTHTYKKAGTYTVCLTVYANNNNYKLVCNKVVVK
- a CDS encoding glycoside hydrolase family 130 protein, producing the protein MVWKDHGELFIRHRKNPILTVADWPYRANSVFNPAAAIVDGKILLLVRVEDHRGFSHFTVATSENGIDGWEIDSKPTFFPDPVNYPEEIYGVEDPRITYIDELKKWAIVYVAFSDSGPLPAIAFTEDFRNFERIGPVMPPDNKDAAVFPVRFNGMWAMLHRPAPTVHTLKANIWISFSPDMKSWERHDVLLYAREGGWWDAYKIGLSPQPLYTPEGWLIMYHGVRQTTPKLSYRLGLALLDLEDPTKVLHRSEGWVFGPKEPYERSGDVNDVVFPCGWVVVGDELRIYYGAADTSVSLATAKLKDIMEYIRGCPEEQCPD